From one Agathobaculum sp. NTUH-O15-33 genomic stretch:
- a CDS encoding type II secretion system F family protein, translating into MVRRGALWRCDRKNSAAPPEAIAALCTALQELVGAGVAPDECMRLLAEDAATPEERARYKAAAEQLEMGETLSDALDADGYFPPYMIGMIRVGERSGTQESVLGALAAYYDREAALRDSIRSAVAFPLLMGGAMLVLLGVLLAFVMPVFSDAFASIGLTLSPAAAVLLGAGKWLAAAAGALLAFAVFAALVCWYDLRTGQLGLVRRTRLYKQAAAGRFASAMALMLHSGLPLAETLSRAGELANAKGAAEAADALEQGAGLSDALTKTGLFSNVYLRMIRVGERAGRAERMMNEVAQRMSAQSAAHVDEQIARIEPAIVALLAIAAGLVLLSVMLPLLGSVAAFG; encoded by the coding sequence ATGGTAAGGAGAGGGGCTCTTTGGAGATGCGACAGAAAAAACAGCGCGGCGCCGCCGGAAGCGATAGCCGCCCTGTGCACCGCTTTGCAGGAGCTGGTCGGCGCGGGCGTTGCGCCGGATGAATGCATGCGGCTTTTAGCGGAGGATGCCGCCACGCCGGAGGAGCGCGCGCGCTACAAAGCGGCGGCGGAACAACTGGAAATGGGCGAAACCCTATCCGACGCGCTCGACGCGGACGGTTATTTTCCGCCCTATATGATCGGTATGATACGGGTGGGCGAGCGCTCGGGCACGCAGGAAAGCGTTTTAGGCGCGCTGGCCGCTTATTATGACCGCGAAGCGGCCCTGCGGGACAGCATTCGCAGCGCGGTCGCATTCCCGCTGCTGATGGGCGGCGCGATGCTCGTGCTGCTTGGCGTGCTGCTCGCTTTCGTCATGCCGGTGTTTTCGGATGCGTTTGCCTCGATCGGGCTGACGCTGTCCCCGGCGGCGGCCGTATTGCTCGGCGCGGGCAAGTGGCTGGCGGCGGCGGCGGGCGCGCTGCTGGCGTTCGCGGTGTTTGCCGCGCTTGTTTGCTGGTACGATTTGCGCACGGGTCAGCTCGGGCTGGTCCGCCGCACCCGTTTGTATAAGCAGGCTGCGGCGGGCCGGTTCGCCTCCGCCATGGCGCTGATGCTGCACAGCGGCTTGCCGCTTGCCGAAACCCTTTCCCGCGCGGGCGAACTGGCGAACGCGAAAGGCGCCGCCGAAGCGGCGGACGCATTGGAGCAGGGCGCGGGGCTGAGCGACGCGCTCACAAAGACCGGCCTATTTTCAAATGTTTATCTGCGTATGATCCGCGTGGGCGAACGCGCGGGCCGCGCCGAGCGGATGATGAATGAGGTGGCCCAGCGCATGAGCGCGCAGTCCGCAGCGCATGTCGACGAACAAATCGCGCGTATCGAACCCGCGATTGTCGCGCTGCTGGCGATCGCGGCGGGTCTGGTGCTGCTTTCGGTCATGCTGCCGCTGCTCGGCTCGGTCGCCGCGTTTGGCTAA